AGCCTCGAAGCAGTGGTGTCCATGCATCAGCGGTGGTCAGGTCAGCAAGGTCGCCACGCAGCCACTGCACCGCTGGAAGTGCCTGCGATGCCTGAGCAATATTGCGGCCGAGGCCGATGACCTCATGGCCATGGGCAAGCGACTCGCGCACCACGGCGCTGCCGATCAGACCGTAGGCGCCGAGGACGACAACGCGCATGGGGATTTGTCGATTAGCGCGCGTGGGCCGTGCAAGTCAGGCGCGGTTCAAGCCAGCGTCTTGACGAAGTCCAGCACCTCTTGCGCGTGACCGGCCACCTTGACGCCGCGCCACTCGTGCGCAAGCTTGCCATCGGCGCCAATGACGAAGGTGCTGCGGACGACGCCACGCACCTGTTTGCCGTACATGTTCTTCATGTGGATCACGTCGAACTGGGTGCAGAGTGTTTCTTCGCTGTCGGAGATCAGCGGGAACGGAAAACCCTGTTTGCTGCAAAAGTTGTCGTGCGACTTCACGCTGTCGCGCGACACGCCGGCGACGACCGCATTGGCTTTCAGGAATTGCTTGTGTAGCGCCGCGAAATCGAGCCCCTCGGTCGTGCAGCCGGGCGTGCTGTCCTTCGGGTAGAAGTAAAGCACCACGATTTTGCCCTTGTGCTCGGACAGTTTGAAGGTACCGCCCCCGTTGGTGGGCAGGCTGAAATCGGCGACTTTGGCATTGGCCACGAACTGCTCCTTGCATCGCGCCGCGCCAGTTGCGGGCGCGGCGAACGTTATCGACGCAGCGATTGTTCCAGATTCGCCAGATACGGCGTGCCCTGTTTGATCAAGGTGCCGGAGCGGCCGGCCAGCGTGCCCCATTCCACCTCGCAAAATGGCAGCGCATTGACATCGAGGCGGTCGAAATATTGACCGGTGCTGATCAGTTCGTAACCCTGTTCGCGCCAACCGGCGATCAGCCGCTCCATCACCGGCAGCAGCGCCATGCCTTCGAGCTCGGCGTGCAGCGTGAAGACGTGATCGCGGCGATCCTGCGCCGTCATCGCGAGCAGGCGTTCGTGCACGTTGTCCGCCGTGCAGCCGGCCAGACCAATCATTTCGTCAAGGGTTGGCAGCGTCGTCGGTATCTGCACCACCGGCATCGGTTCCGCCTTCACCAGCGGCCAGAACGGGCCGGAGGACGCGCTGTCAGCGCGGGCGTCGGACGCGTAGCGGTAGCCGAGTGTGCCCTGCGCGCGCAGCGCGTCGCGGCTCATCTGCCAGCCGGCGGCGCCGCAGGTCTGCGCAGCGGAGCCGAACACGTCAATGAAACGATCATGCGCGTGCTGCATCTGCGCACGCCCCCAGGCGTCGGGTTTGTGCATCACGCCGTCCTGCCAGGCAACATGATCCCAGCAGTGGATGCCGCACTCGAAGCCAGCGTCACGGGTGGCGCGCATCACCTCGGCGCCGCGCCGCCCGATGTCCGGCCCTGGCAACAACGTACCGTAGAGGAGCGTCTTCAGGCCGTAGTTGCTGCGCACCGACGTGCGGCGCACCTTCGCCAGAAACCCGGGCCGAAAGATGCGCTTTAGCGCGCGACCGGTGTGATCCGGCCCCATCGAGAACAGAAAAGTTGCGCCAACATTTTCGCGACGGAACAGCTCAACCAGTCGCGGCGTGCCTTCCAGCGTGCCGCGCAGGGTATCGACGTCAACCTTGAGGCAGAGTACCGGCATCTGGCTGCCGGACATCAGGCCTTGTTGCCGGCAGTCATCGCGGCAGCTTCTTCACGGTAGGCTTCGAGAATCTTGCGTAGCGAGCGCGCCATGGTCACGCGCGGCAACCAGTCGAGTTCGTCAACTGTATTGGTGATGCGCGGCGTGCGGTCCTGCACGTCCTGATAGCCAACGCCGTAGTAGGCTTCGGCGGTGGTATCGACCAGTTTCGACTTTGCTGCTCCGGACTGATATTCCGGATATTCCGGCGCCAGTTTCAGCAGCATTTCGGCGAGTTCACGAACCGAGTGATTGTTGGCCGGATTGCCGATGTTGTAGATCTTGCTGGTAGCGACGCCGCGCGGGTTTTCGATGATGGTCATCAGCGCGGCGATGGCATCCTCAACATCAGTGAAGCTACGGCGGGCAGAGCCGCCATCCACGAGCTGGATCGGTTCGCCGCGAATGATGTGGCCGATGAACTGGGTGATCACACGGGCACCACCGGGGTTGCTGGCAGTCAGCGAGTCAAGTCCGGCGCCGATCCAGTTGAACGGGCGGAACAGGGTGTAATCGAGCTCGCCTTTCAGGCCATAGGCGTGAATCACGCGATCCAGCAGTTGCTTCGATATCGAATAGATCCAGCGCGGCTTGTTGATCGGGCCGACCACCAGATCGGATTGCTCGGGATCAAACTCCTTGTCCTTGCACATGCCGTAGACCTCGGAGGTCGACGGGAAGATCAGCCGTTTCTTGTGCTTGACGCACATGCGCACGATCGGCAGATTGGCCTCGAAATCGAGCTCGAAGACGCGCAGCGGGTCACGAACATAGGT
This is a stretch of genomic DNA from Casimicrobium huifangae. It encodes these proteins:
- a CDS encoding peroxiredoxin, which gives rise to MANAKVADFSLPTNGGGTFKLSEHKGKIVVLYFYPKDSTPGCTTEGLDFAALHKQFLKANAVVAGVSRDSVKSHDNFCSKQGFPFPLISDSEETLCTQFDVIHMKNMYGKQVRGVVRSTFVIGADGKLAHEWRGVKVAGHAQEVLDFVKTLA
- a CDS encoding polysaccharide deacetylase family protein, translating into MPVLCLKVDVDTLRGTLEGTPRLVELFRRENVGATFLFSMGPDHTGRALKRIFRPGFLAKVRRTSVRSNYGLKTLLYGTLLPGPDIGRRGAEVMRATRDAGFECGIHCWDHVAWQDGVMHKPDAWGRAQMQHAHDRFIDVFGSAAQTCGAAGWQMSRDALRAQGTLGYRYASDARADSASSGPFWPLVKAEPMPVVQIPTTLPTLDEMIGLAGCTADNVHERLLAMTAQDRRDHVFTLHAELEGMALLPVMERLIAGWREQGYELISTGQYFDRLDVNALPFCEVEWGTLAGRSGTLIKQGTPYLANLEQSLRR
- a CDS encoding bifunctional UDP-4-keto-pentose/UDP-xylose synthase codes for the protein MKKILILGANGFIGHHLSRAILANTDWQIVGMDLGSHRLKPLLEHPRFDFHERDMLTSTDWIDQQVAACDVVLPLVAIATPATYVRDPLRVFELDFEANLPIVRMCVKHKKRLIFPSTSEVYGMCKDKEFDPEQSDLVVGPINKPRWIYSISKQLLDRVIHAYGLKGELDYTLFRPFNWIGAGLDSLTASNPGGARVITQFIGHIIRGEPIQLVDGGSARRSFTDVEDAIAALMTIIENPRGVATSKIYNIGNPANNHSVRELAEMLLKLAPEYPEYQSGAAKSKLVDTTAEAYYGVGYQDVQDRTPRITNTVDELDWLPRVTMARSLRKILEAYREEAAAMTAGNKA